The Oscarella lobularis chromosome 4, ooOscLobu1.1, whole genome shotgun sequence nucleotide sequence AGCGTTGAAATCGGGCGAATATGGTACAGggagcgaaagagaaaagtgcTACCTTTTCCTATATAAAATGTTTGCAGGATcgccttttcatttttcgtGGTGGTGCGGTCAATGCATTGTCTATCTCATTGTCATGGCATCAGAAAAGATGCTCATTATCTGTTTCATGTTAATCCCATTCTGGGACAAGGTAATCAAGAGAAAGTATCCCTCCAGatgaaaaattacaaagacTGTTTCTTAGGTTGCTGATTTTGTCTTACCCATCAAAGACAGAAAAGCTAAAGACGCCGTAGTAATGCTTATCGTTCCCTTTATAGTCAATGTAAGACCACGCTCGCAGCACAACAATCTCACGCGATTTAATTCCTGTATTCGCAGATTATCATGTTCTGGGTGGTCGACAGTATAATCATGCGAAAGAACCACAAGAATCGAAAGCCATTCAAAGAGCGCGTCATCTACTATAAGAATACAATCGACATGTCCGATTCGGATGAAgtctcgttcgacgaactTCTACAAGATCCCGCGGTGGAAGAAACGTTTGATATCagacaaaataaaaattgacTATAactgtattaattaatactaatGCATTTATTTGTTAAGACTTTTAGGaggaatcaatgctgcagcCGCTTGACGACCTTCGTCCATCAGGAAATTGAATGTGGCGCACGCGTTTGGctaaaagtgacgtcacgatacGGGAAACGGATTTTCTTCTCCCCCATTCAACGCGTACCGTGTCTTGAATTTCTAAGCCTAGGCCCTTTGTTCGAGCGTACTTCCGAAGTGCTTCGTCCATTTGCGTGATTTTGTCGCCGACTCCCAATACTAGGACTTCTGGAGGTGATAGGAAATACAATCTAGCTTCTTCGAATGATATTCTTTCGTTGTACCGATAGGGGGCcaaaataaatgaaaaagagCCAGCGTTTCAGGGTTGATTTGACTGGGGTCGGTTATCTAGGGTTCGGTGAGTTCTCATTGGTTGCTTTGGTCACGCGGTGTCTTGCCTTCCAGTGAATAATCGCGTTTTTGAAAAGCGCAACCGATCCGACGACCCGGATGCCATTGATAGTGAATCCTTTGGTGCTGTAGCTGCTTATGTGCGTTATCTTGTTCTTTCCGTCCGGTCCTAGGACATCGAGTGTCGTAGCCGTCGGTGCAGCAGTGCGAGAATGAAATCGAGCTGCGTTTCGCAGAGAAAATCGCAAAAAGCTCCCCATGTGCTTTCGTtatagcgcgcgttagaagTCGAACAAAAATGACTTCAAAACGAGGTCCTTCCCAAGAGAATGCACTCCGAGTTGCAGCAACGGGTGCTTCTTATAACGCCGCACTTCACGTCAGTGAGATAGAGGCGACTCGACAATGAATAcacatttcttttttagttttcTCTACGTATTATCACCTTTGCGCTCAACGCCATCGCCATTCGTTGGCTCAATCAGGAGATAATTGGCGTAGCAAACGTTAGGTTCGACGATCGAtgcaaaatgacgtcaaaaaatgattaaaaatcgtctagaCTTGCCCTTTTGTACACGACTGTCGGTTTCATAAGCAAAGAACCGTTTAGAAAGGCGCTAATAGGTCAAGCTGAAAACCGATCGTGGAGGCAAACCATCAATTTAACATGGGGATCGTacgttttttgaaaattgagAGTTTGAGACTcccttttgacgtcattgttc carries:
- the LOC136185880 gene encoding store-operated calcium entry regulator STIMATE-like codes for the protein MNCSSPNSSRNASTCDEADDSCDLTDTFGVAMQAVLAVVAFSTLIFKRMCEPKLRRRYWRIWAADSAKQAFGALVLHFANIGFSKFNPHNQCTWYFINFILDSTLGLLIIFVFLKLAECVVKCGKWKALKSGEYGSPFHFSWWCGQCIVYLIVMASEKMLIICFMLIPFWDKVADFVLPIKDRKAKDAVVMLIVPFIVNIIMFWVVDSIIMRKNHKNRKPFKERVIYYKNTIDMSDSDEVSFDELLQDPAVEETFDIRQNKN
- the LOC136185884 gene encoding NADH dehydrogenase [ubiquinone] 1 alpha subcomplex assembly factor 3-like; amino-acid sequence: MGSFLRFSLRNAARFHSRTAAPTATTLDVLGPDGKNKITHISSYSTKGFTINGIRVVGSVALFKNAIIHWKITDPSQINPETLALFHLFWPPIEVLVLGVGDKITQMDEALRKYARTKGLGLEIQDTPNACATFNFLMDEGRQAAAALIPPKSLNK